From Terriglobales bacterium, one genomic window encodes:
- a CDS encoding tagatose 1,6-diphosphate aldolase yields the protein MKLTPGKLAGMKAVSDARGVIAAAAMDQRGSLKKSLAKEKGVPDVPDKMLEDFKTIVTEVLTKHASAILLDPEFGLPAAKKRNKKAGLLLAYEQTGYDNTRPGRIPDLLNFWSVRRLKAAGADCIKVLIYYSPFDSKEVNEEKHAFVERIGDECRGEDIPFFLEFVGYDPKGGDEKGLEYAKRKPESVIRSMEEFTKEQYGVDVMKAEVPINMKFVEGVKSNAGKGSAYTRKEAIELFRKSAAVSKKPFIYLSAGVSNSEFSETLELAAESGVKFNGVLCGRATWADGVPVFAKQGEKAFADWMNNEGVKNIENVNERLKAATPWYQAYGAKSDAALA from the coding sequence GTGAAGTTAACTCCCGGAAAGCTCGCCGGAATGAAAGCGGTCTCCGACGCTCGCGGCGTAATCGCGGCAGCTGCCATGGATCAGCGCGGATCGCTAAAGAAGTCACTCGCCAAGGAAAAAGGCGTGCCTGATGTGCCGGACAAGATGCTGGAGGACTTCAAGACGATCGTCACCGAAGTTCTCACCAAGCACGCCAGCGCCATCCTGCTCGATCCCGAATTTGGATTGCCGGCAGCCAAGAAGCGCAACAAGAAAGCCGGCCTGCTGCTTGCCTACGAGCAAACCGGATACGACAACACTCGTCCCGGTCGCATTCCCGATCTTCTCAACTTCTGGTCGGTGCGCCGATTGAAAGCTGCCGGCGCCGATTGCATTAAGGTCTTGATCTACTACTCGCCCTTTGACTCCAAAGAGGTCAACGAAGAAAAGCACGCGTTCGTCGAGCGCATCGGAGACGAGTGCCGCGGCGAAGATATTCCATTCTTCCTGGAGTTCGTTGGCTACGATCCCAAAGGCGGCGACGAGAAGGGACTCGAGTACGCGAAGCGCAAGCCGGAGAGCGTGATCCGCAGCATGGAAGAGTTCACCAAGGAGCAGTACGGCGTGGATGTCATGAAGGCCGAAGTTCCTATCAATATGAAGTTTGTCGAAGGCGTGAAGAGCAACGCTGGGAAAGGCTCGGCTTACACGCGGAAGGAAGCGATCGAGTTGTTCCGCAAATCAGCAGCCGTATCAAAGAAGCCGTTCATTTATCTTTCCGCCGGTGTCAGCAACAGCGAGTTCTCAGAGACGCTGGAACTTGCCGCCGAATCTGGAGTGAAGTTCAACGGCGTCCTCTGCGGTCGCGCGACGTGGGCGGATGGCGTACCGGTGTTCGCGAAGCAGGGAGAAAAAGCTTTCGCAGACTGGATGAATAACGAGGGCGTGAAAAACATCGAGAATGTGAACGAACGTTTGAAAGCCGCCACTCCCTGGTACCAAGCCTACGGTGCAAAATCAGACGCCGCATTGGCATAA
- a CDS encoding DUF6496 domain-containing protein yields MPWKTTLQRAKKDKQEGKAPSTQAGEFVHEEMEHIRRGKHGARNTKQAIAIGLSKARRAGVKLAAPKAGTTSSRTRKQAKRDLAKAAVGSQKTSHKRSTARERALKREPHSAASHSALSKQARSAAARRSRSSRSAAAKKAASTRQHRRAA; encoded by the coding sequence ATGCCCTGGAAGACTACGCTGCAGCGCGCCAAGAAAGATAAACAAGAAGGAAAAGCCCCGAGTACGCAGGCTGGCGAATTCGTGCATGAAGAAATGGAACACATTCGCCGCGGGAAGCACGGAGCACGCAATACAAAACAGGCAATCGCGATTGGACTGTCGAAGGCCCGGCGAGCGGGAGTCAAACTGGCTGCTCCCAAAGCGGGAACTACGTCGTCGCGCACGCGAAAGCAAGCGAAGCGCGATTTGGCCAAAGCCGCGGTTGGCTCACAAAAGACGTCGCACAAGCGTTCCACGGCTCGCGAGCGTGCACTTAAGCGCGAGCCGCATTCAGCGGCTTCTCACAGTGCTTTATCGAAGCAGGCGCGGAGCGCTGCCGCACGACGTAGTCGGTCATCGCGCAGCGCAGCGGCAAAAAAGGCAGCGTCCACCCGGCAGCATCGCCGCGCTGCTTAG
- a CDS encoding C45 family peptidase, which yields MRRSFFAVLCLAVTCLSVATFAKSSTKDPRLGNAYRFERGGWIYVHLEGSPSNVGYQHGYLLAPEIEDALNAVKLFDTHSSQRDWEFFRKTAREVLWPHIEAEYRQELQGIADGLKARGSKLDVYDVVALNAFEEVPDYYVPWLNKKQALLNAPKLFAPGNCSAFIATGSYTKDGKIVIAHNNWTNYMNGERWVIMFDIAPEKGNKILMDGFPGVITSDDDFGVNSAGIMITETTITQFEGFDPNGIPEFVRSRKAMQYANSIDDYVRIIKEGNNGGYANDWLIGDRKTNEIAYLELGLKNTPLWRSKNGYFVSSNFPRDSKLIKEETDFDPNNAATSPNARHTRWEEVMQQNKGKIDVSMAQQFLSDHYDAYDKKEQPDERTLCGHADVSARGIEVWGWNPYFPGGAVQGKATDSDMAAGMELVARAGHPCGEDFHAKDFLGQHPEYAWMAPFLHDMKAGPWTQFKSSDRENSSSAGSAKADEKSAAKSTLP from the coding sequence GTGCGTCGTTCTTTCTTTGCTGTTTTGTGCCTGGCGGTAACTTGTTTGTCTGTCGCTACATTCGCCAAGTCCTCCACTAAAGATCCCCGTTTGGGCAACGCCTACCGCTTTGAACGCGGAGGCTGGATCTACGTGCATCTCGAAGGCTCTCCCAGCAACGTCGGCTATCAGCACGGTTATCTGCTCGCGCCTGAAATAGAAGACGCGCTCAACGCCGTCAAGCTTTTTGACACCCACAGTAGCCAGCGCGATTGGGAGTTCTTTCGCAAAACGGCGCGCGAGGTGCTTTGGCCGCATATCGAAGCCGAATACCGGCAGGAACTGCAGGGAATCGCCGATGGGTTAAAAGCTCGTGGCAGCAAACTGGATGTCTATGACGTTGTGGCGCTGAATGCTTTTGAAGAAGTGCCCGACTACTACGTTCCCTGGCTCAACAAGAAGCAAGCTCTGTTGAATGCTCCCAAGTTGTTCGCGCCCGGGAACTGCAGCGCCTTCATTGCCACCGGCAGCTACACGAAAGACGGCAAGATCGTGATCGCCCACAACAACTGGACGAACTACATGAACGGCGAGCGCTGGGTGATCATGTTCGACATCGCTCCCGAAAAGGGAAACAAGATCCTGATGGATGGCTTTCCCGGCGTGATCACCTCCGACGATGATTTTGGCGTGAACTCTGCGGGAATCATGATCACCGAGACCACGATCACGCAGTTCGAAGGATTCGATCCTAACGGCATTCCCGAATTTGTACGCTCGCGCAAAGCTATGCAGTACGCCAACTCGATCGACGATTATGTGCGCATTATCAAGGAAGGGAACAACGGTGGATATGCGAACGATTGGCTCATCGGCGATCGCAAGACCAATGAGATCGCTTATCTAGAGTTGGGGTTGAAGAACACGCCGCTATGGCGCTCAAAAAATGGATATTTCGTCAGTTCGAACTTCCCCCGAGATTCCAAGCTGATCAAAGAAGAAACTGATTTTGATCCGAATAATGCTGCGACCTCTCCCAACGCCCGCCACACCCGCTGGGAAGAAGTGATGCAGCAGAACAAAGGCAAGATCGACGTCTCAATGGCGCAGCAGTTCCTCTCCGATCATTACGACGCTTATGACAAAAAGGAGCAGCCCGACGAGCGCACTCTCTGCGGACATGCCGACGTGAGCGCTCGTGGAATTGAAGTTTGGGGATGGAATCCGTATTTTCCCGGCGGAGCAGTCCAGGGCAAAGCCACCGACAGCGACATGGCGGCGGGAATGGAGCTGGTTGCACGCGCAGGACACCCCTGCGGCGAGGATTTTCACGCCAAGGATTTCCTCGGTCAGCATCCCGAGTACGCCTGGATGGCTCCATTTCTTCATGACATGAAAGCCGGGCCATGGACGCAGTTCAAGAGCAGCGATCGCGAAAACTCGTCGAGCGCTGGCAGCGCGAAGGCTGACGAAAAATCTGCTGCGAAGTCGACTTTGCCTTAG